DNA sequence from the Pedobacter schmidteae genome:
CCCTTCAAACGGATAAAGTACGGTGATAAAACTCGAGGTATTTTCATCACCCTTCGCTTTTTCAAAAGCGAAAGCAGGGCGGGGAACTTCCTTACGGTAGGCATAAGATACTTTACCTTCTTCTTCAGTTAATACAGCACCGTTGGCAAAACCCTGTATCAACAGGTTGTTGCCATCTTTATAACCGGTTTGAGCGCTATTGTTGCCTTTGTTAAAACGAACACCACTTTCTTCGGCAAACTGGAAATGAACACCTACATTGCCTTTGGCAGTACCAATGGCCTCATCCACAATCACAAAGTATTTTTTGTCGACAAACAATACGCTGCGGCGGTGGCTCAGTGTTTTATAACTAGGATTGCTGTACACCAAAAGATCAACAGCAGGACTTGTTTTCCATGTGATCAGCTTTGCATCACAAGTCTCCATATTGTTGTTGTCCAACGTCAAGGTCTTGTGTACTTTAGTCTGGCGGTAGGCTTCTCTTAATTTCTGTATTTCTTCATTTCCGCTATACACATAACAACCCGCATCAGGCATAAAATTACGGCCTTTTACCCAAAGGTCGAAGGTGCCGTTGTCGGGCTGACTATGGAAGAATCCCGGAGGGCTGGCCCTTAGTACCATTACGGTAGCATTTTCTTTCCAACCGTTTCTAAAAGTGTAAAAGCCACCTGTTTTTAGGGCGCTGGATAAATAAGCAGGTGTAGTACCCTGTTTTCCTTCGGTAGCAAAATACTTGATAGTTTGGTTTTGAGGAAACACTTCCAGCCAGCTTTTATACTCTTTCAGCATCTGATCTTTGTTGGCCAGTTTCGCATCTCCAAACATGGGATAAACATAGTCAGGGAAAGAAAAATCGGCCAGGGCAATGATCATCTGTTCTATGGTCTTTTTATAGCTGTCCGGAAATTCATTGGCCATACCCGTTAGCTGTGTCATACGCAAGGCCTTTAAAAAGATATTGATGGTGGCTACATGATAGTTTGGCGATAACTCAAACTGCAGGCCATCCGGATAAATCTGTTTTTTGATCTCGGTATTTAGTATCTCTATACCACTTTTTCTCCAGGCATCCGCAGCTTTAAGTTCCGGGAAAAAACAACCCGCATAAATGATGCGCTGCGCTTCAAACAACAAATGGTTCCCTTTTTCAGAGTAATTGTTCAGGATATGATTGGCCTGCTGATTGTAAATATTCAAAAACTCAAGCAGAAAATCAGGGCTGAAGCTAGGTGAAGTAATAAACATATTGAACATGGCAGGCTGGTCCTGAATGCGGGTAGCCACTTCTAAAGGGCGCCAGGCAAATCTGTCGTTTTCTTTAGACAGACCCAATGGGTTCTTTTTTACCCAGTCGCGGAACTGGAAAATCCACTCTTTGGCGTATTTTTCATCACCCGACGACCAATAGGCCAGTCCCATAGGCTCCCACCAATACATACGGTGCAATTGCCAGCGAATTTCATTGTCCTTAACCGGCCAGTGTTGCCAGTTGATATCCTTACCATAATCAATAAAACCATAACCAGGGTGTACATAAAACTGGTGCAACATGCCTTTGTCGGCTTTTTCTTGTACACCTGCAGGTAGCTTTTTGCCGGCAAAACGGGCTTTATCTTCCTTATTGTATTCAGGATGTTTGATGTTGCTCCGCTTTCTGTAGTATTTTAACAGCGCTTTAGCCGCATTTTCATAGTCTTTGGCCGTTACCAGTTTATTTACTTCTTCCAGTCCCGGATAACTTAGGTTCAGGTTATTGAAACTATCCTTAGTTACCGGTGTACCCTGCTGTTGTGCAAACAATAGCGTAGGGACAAGGGTAAGTAATAAAAAGATCCTTTTCAGTTTCATTGTGGTTGTTTTAATTAAGACTGACTGATGGTTTTCAGGTTAATTTTTTTGATCTCGGCATAACGTTTTAAAGCCTCCAGGAAGTAGTAATCGGCATAATTTAAAGGTGTATCAATTTCCGAATTGTACAATAATGCACCCACACTATGTTTCAATATGAAAAACTTATTCTCTCCCGGTTTGGCCAGATACTCATCCGACGATAAGGTTTTCAGAATATCTTCAGCATATTTAAAGTACTTCTGTCCGTCTTTTACCTGTGTGCTCAGGTCTAACAATGCTGAGGCAATAACGGCGGCAGCCGAAGCATCACGAGGCGATCTGTCGCGGTTGTGCACATCAAAATCCCAAAGTGGAATTTTATCAGCAGGCATAGCAGGATGGTTCATAATAAAAGCTGCAATATGCTCGGCATGCTCAATAAACTTCTTGTCTTTGGTATCTTTAAAACTCATGGTATAGCCATATAGTCCCCATGCTTGTCCGCGTGCCCAGGCCGATTCATTTGTCAATCCCTGGTGGGTTTCTCTTTGTAGCACCTTACCTGTTAATGTATCGTAGCTGATGACATGATAAGAACTGTAATCTTTTCTGAAATGATTTTTCATGGTGGTTACCGCATGTGTTTTGGCGGCATTGAACCATTCCGGCTTATGAAATTCCTTTCCTGCCCAGTATAAATACTCCAGGTTCATCAGGTTGTCGATGATAACCGGGTACGCCCAGTGCCCAAAATCCCATGAGCGGATTACACCAGCTTTTTTGTTAAAACGGGCATATAAATTAGCTGCACCATTTTCCAGAGGTTTCAGGTAAGTTTTATCTCCGGTCAGTCTGAATGCATTTCCATAAGAGCAGTATAACATAAAGCCAAGGTCATGCGTATCCTTTACATATTGTATAGAATCCAGCGCCAGGGTAAATCTTTTGGCTTCAGTAGCTAAATTTTTATCACCTGATAGTTCATATCCATACCATAAGCTGCCTGCAAAAAAACCGGTAGTCCAGTCGCGTAATGGAGCAAGCCTTACTGTGCCATCAGGATTAATCGACCTTGGATTCATTCCAGGTGTATAAGTTTGTGCTGCTTTGGTCAATTGGTACACGGCTGTCTTTGTCGATTTTTTTAACCAGTCATCCCCGTTGCCCTTCGTGACTGCCATACTATTTGTCGATCCCATAAAAGCCAGGGAAGCAACAAATACGCTAAGTAGTGATTTCATATTTGTGTTTTTTGTCTGTTAACAATAATGATGCAAACCCAACATCTGTAGCAAAAAGCACAGGCATGTTTTAGTTCACTCATCTCGTGATCTAAGTTTTGTTTTGTGATTGATGAAGGTAGTGAGCATAAAAATCAAAGGCTTTAGGTATAGGATAAATTCGTTTAAATATTGATGAATGTTAAAATAATCAGGTCTTAGGGACGGTATTGTTTTACGCCATATAGCGGTTAAATGAATGTCAACACGTATTTTTGTCAAATAATTGGATGATTAATCAAAAGTGATAGCATTTTAAACAATACCTAAATCCCTTCTGCGTATACTGCTATACATTCGTTTTGTCAATTAACCAAATTATGTAAATCCAAAAATGTTATGAAACGATTTTTACTGCTATTAATTATTGTTGCGGGTAACCTTACGCTCTATGCCCAAAATATAAGTGTAAAGGGGGTGGTTACCGATGAAGCGGGCAACCCGCTACCCGGTGCTACAGTTACGGAGAAAGGTGTTGCCAACGGAAAAGTGACCGATAACAATGGTGCGTATGAAATCAGAGTTAAACAGGATGCTGTTCTTGTTTTTTCCTATATCGGATCGATCAGTACCGAGCGTGCCGTTAAGGGGCGTTCCGTTATTAATGTACAACTTGCTGACGACAACAAGAACCTGAATGAGGTGGTTGTTATTGGTTACGGTACAATGAAGCGGAAGGATCTGACCGGGGCTATATCTTCGGTAAAAGGGACCGAGTTGGCCAAAGTACCAGTGCCAAACGTAGCTTCAGCCTTACAGGGCCGGATTGCAGGTGTACAGGTAGCTCCCTCTGATGGAACTCCGGGGGCACAGCCTTCTATTGTAATCAGGGGTGGAGGTTCTATTACCCAAAGTAATGAACCTTTGTATGTAGTGGATGGTATTCCACAAACAGATGGGCTAAGCTTTCTTGATCCAATGGATATAGAGAGTGTAGATGTACTGAAAGATGCGTCTGCCGCTGCTATTTATGGTGCAAGGGGAGCGAACGGGGTAATCCAGATCACCACCAAACAGCCTAAAGCCGGAAAACTGACCATAAATTATGACATGTATTATGGTGCAAAAAAGATAACCAAGGAATTGCCCTTGTTAAATCCATATGATTATACCCTGCTTCAATATGAGAGGTCACTGGGCAACGTTACTGAGATGGACCGTTATACCAGGACGTTTGGTGATTTTTCCAGAAGAGATGAGCTTTATTTAGGAAAACCAGGTATAAACTGGCAGAATTTAGCACTGGGAAATACCGCAAATAGCCAGTACCATAAAATAGGCATTAGTGGCGGAAGTAGCGAAACGAGGTTTAACTTGTTCTATTCTCATAATAACGACGAAGGAACTATGCTGTACAGCTCTGCTGATAAAGATGTAATGAAGCTGACTGTAAACCATAATCTTGGTAAAAAATTAAAGGTGAACGGAATTGTAAACTATTCTAACCAGAATACCTTCGGTGTAGGAACCAGGGAAGGTAACAATCGTTTCAACCAGCTTCAAAATATCCTTCAGTACCGCCCAACCTTTGGTATCGGCGGAAGTGATGACGACCTGATCAATCAGGATACAGACCCATTCCTGGATGAAAATTCGGGTAATGTGCTCCAAAACCCGATTACCAATGCTGAATCGCAAATGAGATCGGCCAACGGCAAACTTTTAAATGTAAATGCTTCGCTTGATTACGAATTTTTTCCTGGCTTTACCTATAAAGGATTGGTGGGTTTTAAAACAGCCAACAACAAAACAAAGCTGTTTAATGATGCGCGTTCCATGAATGCCAAGCGTACAAATGGCCCTAATGGATCTATTGCCCAGGCAGATCAGAATGGTTGGAATTACACCAATACACTAACTTATTCTCCTAAATTAAAAAAGGGGCACAGTCTGACCGTAATGGCAGGGCAGGAGCAGTTGTATAACCTGTATGAGAATTTCTCTATGGCGGCAAGCAATTTCCCTAACGTGAATTTAGGTCTGGACGATATTGCCCAGGGAGCGGTAATGGGGCCATTAAGCTCCAGAAAGGAAGATGATAAACTATTTTCTTTTTTTGGTAGGGCCAATTATGCCTATAAAGAAAGGTATCTTTTGTCTGCCAGTTTTAGGGCCGATGGTTCGTCCAAGTTTGGTGCCGATAATAAATTCGGTTATTTCCCATCGGCAGCATTTGCCTGGAGGGTAAGTGATGAGAGTTTTATGAAAAACATCAAAGAAATCTCTGATCTTAAACTGCGTGTAAGTTACGGAGCATCGGGTAATAACCGTATTGCCAACTACCTTTCGCTGGATTTGTTCCAGTCTGGTTTTTACCCTTTAAACAACTCCAATGTGATCGCTGTTTTTCCTAATTCATTACCTAACCCCAACCTGAAATGGGAAACTACTGTTTCGAAAAATCTTGGTTTGGATTTGGGCTTGTTTGGCCAGCGTGTACAATTAACAGTGGATGCCTATGATAACAGAATTTCCGACCTGCTATTAAATTCAGTAGTTTCAGGTGTGTCCGGATTTAACAATATGCTTATTAATGTTGGTTCTACCAGTAATAAAGGAGTCGAGTTTAGTTTAAATACCGTTAACATTAAAAAGAGCGATTTCAGCTGGAACAGTGCTTTTAATATTGGTTTCAATAACAATAAGGTTACCAGCTTGAACAAAGGCGATAAGTTTATGCTGGCCAATTCAGGCTGGGGCGAAAACCTGGAAAACGATTATATCGTAGAAGTAGGTCAGTCGGTTGGCCGCATGTATGGTTATAAAACCAATGGAGTTTATACCGTTGAGGATTTTAATTATAATGCAGCAACGCAGGTGTTCACTTTAAAAAGCGGAATCCCGCAAGATCCAAACAACCCGGCAAAACCAGGTACACTGAAATTTGTGGATGTGAAGGAAGACGGGGTGATCAATTCCGACGACCGTTCGGTAATAGGAAACGCAACACCTAAATTCACTGGTGGCTTAAACAATAATTTCAGTTATAAAGGCTTTGATTTAAGCGTGTTTATCAACTGGTCGTACGGAAATGACATTTACAATGGAAACCTACTAAATAACAGTCAAACCAACCTTAACAATATCAATACCATGGCTTATTTTGCCGACCGCTGGATCACCGTTAACGCTGCGGGGCAACGTATCACCACTCCGGAGGAAATGAATGCCTTGAATGCGGGAAAAACGAAGCCTTCATATAATGGCAGAGGTTCGGCTTTGCGTCTTTACGATCAAATGATCGAAGACGGCTCATTCCTGCGCATTAGCAACGTAAGTCTGGGGTATACCTTCCCTAAAAACTGGATCTCCAAGTTAAAGATGAGTGGTGCCAGGGTATATGTTACGGCCTATAATCTGCATACCTTTACCAAATACAGCGGGTACGATCCGGAAGTGAGTACGGCCAACCCAACCCGCTTAACCCCGGGTGTAGATTTTGGTGCTTATCCGAGAAGCCGTTCATTTGTGGCCGGTGTAAATGTTTCCTTCTAAAATTCAAGATTAAGATCATGAAAAGATATATTAAATTAATGGCCGTAGCATCAGTTATGTTTGTTATGCCAACTTCATGCAAAAAGTGGCTGAAAGAAGAACCTTATTCACTTTATGCAAGCGATACCTTTTTTAAGACTACCGACGAGGCCGATATGGCTGTACTTGGGGTTTATCAACAGATGACCGGAACCGCGGGGTATGGCTTTTACATGTCGATGGTATTCGATATTGATAGTGATATTGCGCAGATGCAGGGCGCTACAATTAGTGATGGCCCACGTCAGGTTGCACATTATTCCATTCCTACGGCCCATTCATATATGCTCGATACCTGGAGGCAAATGTACAGGGGTATCAATAGGGCCAATCTGGTTATTGAAAAGGTACCACAGATGGACCTTTACAAAAACGGCACAGATGCACAGAAAGCGACCTTGAACAAAATACTTGGAGAAGCAAAATTTTTAAGGGGACAGTATTATTTTGATCTGGTACGCCTTTTTGGTGATGTGCCGATGAAGCTCAAATCCACCGAAGCTACAGATGATGTGCTACTGCCAAGAACTGACCGTTACGAGATTTATACCCAGATTATTAAGGATATGACAGAAGCGGCTGCAGTTATCCCGGAAAACTCTGCCAAATCTAAGGATGAAAGAGTAAGTAAAGGAGCAGTAAAGGGAATGTTAGCACGTGTTGCTTTGTTTGCAGGCGGATTTTCATTGAGGCAAAATGGTGTGATGGAACAACCATCCAACTATAAGGAATATTATGCGCTTGCACAGAAAATGACCTCAGAGGTGATGACTTCTGGCGAGCATTCCTTAAATGCCAGCTATGAGCAGATCTTTAAAAACCATTGTAAATTTATCCTGGAGCCTAAAGAATCGATGTATGAAGTAGCTTTGTTTAACGCAACAGGGGGAAGTGGAAACAGTGGTGTAGTAGGCACCTGGAATGCACCGATTGCCGATAACGGAAACCCTTATGGCAGGGCAAACTCCTTTTACAAAACTACAGCCCTGTTTCAGAAAAGTTATAAGACCGGTGATTTGCGCAGGGATGTAGCTGTTTGTACTTATAAACTGGATGTTACAGGGGCCCAGGTAGCTCAAACTACAGGCCGCCTTGATGAAGGCTGGGCTCCGGGAAAATGGAGGCGCGACTGGCAGAATACAGGCCCCAAAGACTTGAACAATACAGATATCAACTGGACCTTGCTGCGCTATGCTGATGTTTTGCTGATGCGTGCTGAAGCAGAAAACGAGCTGAATGGAGGGCCAAATGCGGCAGCCTATGATGCGATTAACCAGGTAAGAAGAAGGGCCTATGGTAAGCCGTTGAATACTCCGGATGCTGCGGTTGACCTGCCTGCAGGCTTGAACAAAGATGATTTTTTTGAAAGATTGAAACAGGAACGCGCCTGGGAACTTTGTTTTGAAGGAATGAGAAGGATGGATTTGATCCGTTGGAATATCCTTGCCACAAGCATTAAAGCTACACAGGTAGCTTTAAAAGCTTACCGTAGCAATTACGCCTATATAGCGGCCGATTATTTTACACCAAATAAAAATGAATTATATCCAATCCCTCAGATTGAAAGGGATTTGAATACGAACCTTTCACAAAATCCTAAATATTAACTTATAAGGAATTGATAAAATTAAAACCGGCCTCATTCTATATTATTAGAATGAGGCCGGTTTTGTTATATCATACAAAAACTTAGTTTTGCTATATCGACGTCACTAATCATGGAAATAAAAAATCTTCAACATATACCTCTTCCTTCAATTGTGGATTGCCTGTTGGAATCCTTTGCCGATTATTTTGTAAAGATGCCTGAAGATGTCCAATATTGGGAAAATCGGTTTTTAGGTGCCCGGGTTAATTTTGAATTGTCATTCGGAATGTTTGACCAGGGGAAATTAATCGGTTTCATTATAAATGGAATAGACTATACGGGGGATGATTTAACTGCTTTTAACACGGGAACCGGCGTAATACCTGCATACAGGGGAAATAAAGTTGTAGATGGCATCTATGATTTTGCTATTCCTATTCTGAAAAAAAATGGGGTTAAAAAATGTATGCTGGAGGTGATCCAAAAGAACGAAAAAGCAATTCGTGTATATGAAAGGATTGGGTTCTCAAGCCATAGGTCACTTAAGTGTTTTAAAGGAAGTCTAAAGACAGGAACAGCAGGTGTCGATATCAGGAAAGTCAACTTTGAACATATTATAGATAAACAAACTGTTGATCAGCAATTGTATTCATGGGATAACAATAATGAGGCAATTCTTAGTGCCGGAAATTTATATCAAGCATTTGAGGTTTACTCCAGAGATAGCTGTATCGGATATTTCGTGATCAATCCCAAGATTGGTTACATCCCTCAGTTTGAATTATATGATACCGAATCGGATAACCAGCCGCAGCTTTTCGCGGGCATCAGACAGGCGGCAGAGGAAGTGAGGATCAATAATGTAGATGCTTCCAGAATACATCTATTTGATGCGCTGTTGCAAGCCGGACTGGAAAATCATATCGATCAGTTTGAAATGGAGATGAAAATATTTTAAAAATAAACAAATTCCTTTCAATTACGTTGAAAACTGGTAAATAGCCTTATTAATGCGTTATAATCTTTGTAGGTTTAGTCTTACCGGAGTCAGATAAATCTGAAAACCGGGCAACTAAACCCATATAAAAATGAAAAGACAGCTTTACTTGTGCCTGATTTTTTTTGTTGCGGAGCTTGTTGCTTTTACAACAAAAGGCCATGCTCAAATGCAGAATGATGTAATCTGGAAAGAGGTGGATGGCGTATCGATGCCGATCCCTCCTAGGGCTCATCCACGATTATACCTTCGTGAAAAACAAGTTCCTGATTTAAAAAACAGGATGAACGACCCGGAACTGAAAAAGGTTTGGGCCGACATGATTAAAATGCAGGAAGACTGGAAGCCTGAGGATATTCCGGAAGTGAAGGACTTTCGCTTTTATTTTAACCAGAAAGGACTTACGGTAAGGGTCGAATTAATGGCTTTAAACTATTTGATGACCAAAGACCCAAAGTTGGGACGGAAAGCCATTACTTCCATTATCGATACCCTTGAAACGGCAACCTTTAAGCCTGCGGGTGATATTTCGAGAGGGATTGGCCTGTTTATGGTAACCGGGGCTATTGTATACGATTGGTGCTATGATCAATTGAAGCCGGAAGAAAAAAGCCGTTTTGTGAAAGCATTTGTGAGGTTGGCCAAAATGCTGGAGTGTGGTTATCCTCCAGAAAAGGATAAGTCCATAGTAGGGCATGCTTCAGAGTGGATGATCATGCGCGACCTGCTCTCGGTAGGTATCGCCATTTACGATGAGTTCCCGGAAATGTATAACCTGGCTGCGGGCCGTTTTTTCAAAGAGCACCTGGTAGCGCGCAATTGGTTCTATCCTTCGCACAATTACCATCAGGGTATGTCGTACCTGAACGTAAGGTTTACCAACGATCTTTTTGCACTATGGATATTAGACAGGATGGGAGCAGGTAATGTATTTCATCCCGGACAGCAATTTGTACTTTACGATATGATCTATAAACGTCGTCCCGATGGACAGATCATGGCTGGTGGCGATGTAGATTATTCCCGGAAAAAGCCTAAGTATTATTCATTACCGACATTGCTTGCAGGCAGTTATTATAAGGACGAATATCTCAATTATGAATTTCTCAAAGATCCTAAGGTTGAGGCGCATTGCAAATTATTCGAATTTTTATGGCGGGATACCAAACTGGGTAGTCGCAAACCTGACGATTTGCCGCTCTCCCGGTATTCCGGTTCTCCATTTGGATGGATGATTGCACGGACAGGCTGGGGGCCAGAAAGTGTGATTGCCGAGATGAAAATCAATGAGTATTCTTTTTTGAACCATCAACACCAGGATGCAGGAGCATTCCAGATTTATTACAAAGGACCATTGGCTATCGATGCCGGATCATATACCGGTTCGTCGGGTGGTTACAATAGTCCGCACAATAAGAACTTTTTTAAGCGCACCATTGCGCACAACAGCTTGTTGATTTATGATCCTAAGGAAACTTTCAGTTCATCGGGATATGGTGGAAGTGATCATACCGATTTTGCAGCCAACGATGGAGGTCAGCGCTTGCCAGGAAAAGGTTGGACGGCGCCTCGTGAACTGAAAGAAATGTTGGCTGGTGATTTTAAAACAGGTAAAATTATTGCTCAGGGATTTGGTCCTGATGCACAAACGCCTGATTATACTTACCTGAAAGGTGACATCACGGAAGCGTATTCTGCAAAGGTGAAGGAAGTAAAACGTTCGTTCCTTTTCCTGAACCTTAAAGATGCCAAAGTTCCTGCAGCTATGATTGTTTTTGATAAAGTGGTTTCTGCCAAACCTGATTTTAAAAAGTTTTGGTTGTTGCACAGTATTGAAAAACCCGAAATAAAGGGCAACCAAATGACTATAAAACGTACAAAAAACGGTGATAGCGGGATGTTGGTGAATACAGCTTTGTTGCCAGATATGGCTAACGCTGACATTACGGCTGTTGGTGGTAAGGGCAAAGATTTCTGGGTATTTGGTACCAATTATACCAACGATCCTAAGCCGGGCACGGATGAGGCATTGGAACGTGGCGAATGGCGCATAGAGATTACACCGAAAAAGGTAGCTTTAGAGGATTACTATCTGAATGTCATGCAGATTGCCGACAATACACAGCAAAAATTGCACGAGGTGAAACGTATTGATGGCGATAAGGTGGTTGGGGTACAGCTTGCGGATAGGGTGGTTACTTTCAGCAGAACTTCCGAAACAGTTGATCGTACTTTTAACTTTTCTGTTAGCGGAAAGGGTATCTTCAAATTTGTGATTACAGATCTTTTACCAGGTACCTGGCAGGTATGGAAAGATGGTAAGGTGCTTTATCCTGCACTTTCTGCCGGTGGTGATGATGCTGCGCTTCATTTTACCGGAACTGAAGGAACCTATCGTTTCCTGAGATAGGGTTTTCAATTTTAAAGGGTATGAAATAACAAAAGGTCGTTTTTTTATAGAAAAACGACCTTTTGTTATTTTTTTTCGTCGGGTTTATTCTTTAGCCTCTTTGCTGTTTTAAGCTATTATTCAGCATCCATTCTATCTGGCCATTTACACTACGGAACTCATCAGCTGCCCATTTTTCGATAGCTTTCATAGTTTCAGAGTCGATCCGTAGTGCAAATGATTTTTTTTCAGCCATTTTATTGATTTAAAGTACCAGTGTTGATTACCGGTTTTGTTTCACTATCACCGCACAAAACTACCATTAAATTACTTACCATAGTTGCTTTTCTGTCATCGTCAAAATCAATTATTTTTTTCTCCGAGAGTAAATTTAATGCACTTTCTACCATGCCAACGGCACCCTCTACAATTTTATGACGTGCAGCAACTACAGCTGATGCCTGTTGCCTTCTCAGCATAGAGTGGGCAATTTCCGGTGCATAGGCCAGGTAGCCAATTCTGGATTCGATGACTTCAATTCCGGCAATGTCCAGCCTTTCGGTAAGCTCATGTTCCAGTGTTTTATTCACGTCATCAAAATTAGTACTTAGTGTAACAGTGGCTGTTTCATCTTCAAAATGATCATAAGGGAAAGAACCGGCCAGTTTACGAACAGCCGAGTCGGTCTGTATTTTGATAAAAGCAGAATAGTTGTCTACTTCAAATGCACATTTAAAAGTATCCTTTACCCGCCATACCAAAATTACACTAATGATAATGGGGTTCCCCATCTTGTCATTTACCTTAATTTTTTCACTTTCAAAGTTTCTGGCCCGTAAGGAATAAGTATATCTGTTGTAAAGTGGGTTTACCCAAAAAAGACCATTTTGTTTAATGGTACCCCGATATTTTCCAAAAAGCAACAGCACCTTTGAACTGTTTGGGCTAACAATGGTAAGTCCCTTTGCTAAAATAATTGCAATGGGTATAGTACAAATTAAG
Encoded proteins:
- the hepC gene encoding heparin-sulfate lyase HepC yields the protein MKLKRIFLLLTLVPTLLFAQQQGTPVTKDSFNNLNLSYPGLEEVNKLVTAKDYENAAKALLKYYRKRSNIKHPEYNKEDKARFAGKKLPAGVQEKADKGMLHQFYVHPGYGFIDYGKDINWQHWPVKDNEIRWQLHRMYWWEPMGLAYWSSGDEKYAKEWIFQFRDWVKKNPLGLSKENDRFAWRPLEVATRIQDQPAMFNMFITSPSFSPDFLLEFLNIYNQQANHILNNYSEKGNHLLFEAQRIIYAGCFFPELKAADAWRKSGIEILNTEIKKQIYPDGLQFELSPNYHVATINIFLKALRMTQLTGMANEFPDSYKKTIEQMIIALADFSFPDYVYPMFGDAKLANKDQMLKEYKSWLEVFPQNQTIKYFATEGKQGTTPAYLSSALKTGGFYTFRNGWKENATVMVLRASPPGFFHSQPDNGTFDLWVKGRNFMPDAGCYVYSGNEEIQKLREAYRQTKVHKTLTLDNNNMETCDAKLITWKTSPAVDLLVYSNPSYKTLSHRRSVLFVDKKYFVIVDEAIGTAKGNVGVHFQFAEESGVRFNKGNNSAQTGYKDGNNLLIQGFANGAVLTEEEGKVSYAYRKEVPRPAFAFEKAKGDENTSSFITVLYPFEGAKAPEITVKEGAKHNLAKGTLDLTLNIDGKKRQLTEQLTGN
- a CDS encoding GNAT family N-acetyltransferase, translating into MEIKNLQHIPLPSIVDCLLESFADYFVKMPEDVQYWENRFLGARVNFELSFGMFDQGKLIGFIINGIDYTGDDLTAFNTGTGVIPAYRGNKVVDGIYDFAIPILKKNGVKKCMLEVIQKNEKAIRVYERIGFSSHRSLKCFKGSLKTGTAGVDIRKVNFEHIIDKQTVDQQLYSWDNNNEAILSAGNLYQAFEVYSRDSCIGYFVINPKIGYIPQFELYDTESDNQPQLFAGIRQAAEEVRINNVDASRIHLFDALLQAGLENHIDQFEMEMKIF
- a CDS encoding TonB-dependent receptor, with the protein product MKRFLLLLIIVAGNLTLYAQNISVKGVVTDEAGNPLPGATVTEKGVANGKVTDNNGAYEIRVKQDAVLVFSYIGSISTERAVKGRSVINVQLADDNKNLNEVVVIGYGTMKRKDLTGAISSVKGTELAKVPVPNVASALQGRIAGVQVAPSDGTPGAQPSIVIRGGGSITQSNEPLYVVDGIPQTDGLSFLDPMDIESVDVLKDASAAAIYGARGANGVIQITTKQPKAGKLTINYDMYYGAKKITKELPLLNPYDYTLLQYERSLGNVTEMDRYTRTFGDFSRRDELYLGKPGINWQNLALGNTANSQYHKIGISGGSSETRFNLFYSHNNDEGTMLYSSADKDVMKLTVNHNLGKKLKVNGIVNYSNQNTFGVGTREGNNRFNQLQNILQYRPTFGIGGSDDDLINQDTDPFLDENSGNVLQNPITNAESQMRSANGKLLNVNASLDYEFFPGFTYKGLVGFKTANNKTKLFNDARSMNAKRTNGPNGSIAQADQNGWNYTNTLTYSPKLKKGHSLTVMAGQEQLYNLYENFSMAASNFPNVNLGLDDIAQGAVMGPLSSRKEDDKLFSFFGRANYAYKERYLLSASFRADGSSKFGADNKFGYFPSAAFAWRVSDESFMKNIKEISDLKLRVSYGASGNNRIANYLSLDLFQSGFYPLNNSNVIAVFPNSLPNPNLKWETTVSKNLGLDLGLFGQRVQLTVDAYDNRISDLLLNSVVSGVSGFNNMLINVGSTSNKGVEFSLNTVNIKKSDFSWNSAFNIGFNNNKVTSLNKGDKFMLANSGWGENLENDYIVEVGQSVGRMYGYKTNGVYTVEDFNYNAATQVFTLKSGIPQDPNNPAKPGTLKFVDVKEDGVINSDDRSVIGNATPKFTGGLNNNFSYKGFDLSVFINWSYGNDIYNGNLLNNSQTNLNNINTMAYFADRWITVNAAGQRITTPEEMNALNAGKTKPSYNGRGSALRLYDQMIEDGSFLRISNVSLGYTFPKNWISKLKMSGARVYVTAYNLHTFTKYSGYDPEVSTANPTRLTPGVDFGAYPRSRSFVAGVNVSF
- a CDS encoding glycoside hydrolase family 88 protein, which gives rise to MKSLLSVFVASLAFMGSTNSMAVTKGNGDDWLKKSTKTAVYQLTKAAQTYTPGMNPRSINPDGTVRLAPLRDWTTGFFAGSLWYGYELSGDKNLATEAKRFTLALDSIQYVKDTHDLGFMLYCSYGNAFRLTGDKTYLKPLENGAANLYARFNKKAGVIRSWDFGHWAYPVIIDNLMNLEYLYWAGKEFHKPEWFNAAKTHAVTTMKNHFRKDYSSYHVISYDTLTGKVLQRETHQGLTNESAWARGQAWGLYGYTMSFKDTKDKKFIEHAEHIAAFIMNHPAMPADKIPLWDFDVHNRDRSPRDASAAAVIASALLDLSTQVKDGQKYFKYAEDILKTLSSDEYLAKPGENKFFILKHSVGALLYNSEIDTPLNYADYYFLEALKRYAEIKKINLKTISQS
- a CDS encoding RagB/SusD family nutrient uptake outer membrane protein — protein: MKRYIKLMAVASVMFVMPTSCKKWLKEEPYSLYASDTFFKTTDEADMAVLGVYQQMTGTAGYGFYMSMVFDIDSDIAQMQGATISDGPRQVAHYSIPTAHSYMLDTWRQMYRGINRANLVIEKVPQMDLYKNGTDAQKATLNKILGEAKFLRGQYYFDLVRLFGDVPMKLKSTEATDDVLLPRTDRYEIYTQIIKDMTEAAAVIPENSAKSKDERVSKGAVKGMLARVALFAGGFSLRQNGVMEQPSNYKEYYALAQKMTSEVMTSGEHSLNASYEQIFKNHCKFILEPKESMYEVALFNATGGSGNSGVVGTWNAPIADNGNPYGRANSFYKTTALFQKSYKTGDLRRDVAVCTYKLDVTGAQVAQTTGRLDEGWAPGKWRRDWQNTGPKDLNNTDINWTLLRYADVLLMRAEAENELNGGPNAAAYDAINQVRRRAYGKPLNTPDAAVDLPAGLNKDDFFERLKQERAWELCFEGMRRMDLIRWNILATSIKATQVALKAYRSNYAYIAADYFTPNKNELYPIPQIERDLNTNLSQNPKY